From Triticum aestivum cultivar Chinese Spring chromosome 7B, IWGSC CS RefSeq v2.1, whole genome shotgun sequence:
AACTGATGCAATCATGCAAAGAATCATCATGTTCAAATTTTAGCGGTCTATCTTGAACAAACCTAACTTAAGTTATTACCATACCTACATAGGATGAGTTGATGCTAAGCAGGTCAATGCCATACAACATCCCAGTGTGATCACCGGGAGAAGCTAGAGGCTGGACATCCATTTCTGAATTTAGCAACCGCTTTCCACCCGGTAAAGCCACAGAATCCTCTACCGCATAAAGCTAATGCACACAGGACTACTAGCTCAATATAACCTCAAGGGAAAGGCCATTAGTTACATCCTTGTAGCAGCACAAGAGATCTGTGCAGCCCAAACTAAGTTCTGAGCTAGCATTTCAGCCTCCATGCAGGTCCCAGCAACACATTTTCACTCGGTGGGCAGGATCACACAACTGAATATAGCCAAAAAAGCACCACATCCTACACTTGAAGCTATTCATAGTAACAGTACTGGTTCAGCATTTTgatcgaacacctggtgggcaccaTGCATGCGCGACCAAACCAAGCCAAGGAGCGTGTCTCACCAGTAGAGGAGCTTGCCGTCGGGCGCGATGATGTGCACGGCCTGGCCCAGCGACTGCAGTATCCAGTGGCAGTGCCTGTCGGAGAGCCTGGCGCGGTTGTCGCGAAGCGGCCGCGGCGACGGGTCCGGGAGCGCGGCGACGGCGCGCCGCGACGAGAacgcggggcgggggcggcggcggggccccggTGCGAGCCTGCCAATCTCCCGCACGAGCTCGGCCCACAACTTCCTCCACTTCCCGCACTACAGATGTTTGGAGGAAGAAGGAACGGTAGTATAcctccgaggccgccgccgccgccgtggggcACGCCGTGGGGGTAGTAGCTGTAGGTAATGTAGCACTTGTCGAGGTAGACCTGGCCGGAGGGGGCGCCGCCGCACTCGACGGCGACGCGCTGCACGGCCTGGGTGACGCAGTTGCTGCAGTTGACGTTGGAGAGGTCGCCCTCGCACTGCGCCAGCGCGTACACCTGCTGGAAGCTGGTGACGAAGAACCCCCCCGCGCTGGAGCCCGCTCCGCCCTCGAGCTGGCTGAAGGCGGTGCCGCGGCGGGTCTCGAAGTCCGGGGCGTCGGCGGCGCCCCCGCCAGAGCCGCAGGTCTTGAAGAGCATCTGAACGCCGGGGACCTGGGGGAAGCTGGAGATCTCGTAGAGCGCGAGGCAGCCGTTGAGCTGGACGCGGGCCGCGACGGCGCCGCCGCAGAGGTAGCGCC
This genomic window contains:
- the LOC123156121 gene encoding plasmodesmata-located protein 3, whose protein sequence is MVSWRKSGALLPAHHRARRHRPPERGQMGAGGFPCRLRLLLLLLAAVLLLLLSTASCADLYAVVYKGCANQTFAGGAPPPTVAALSSALAAQSASAKFYKTSSASASSASASVFGLFQCRGDLSGPDCSSCVARAMSSWRYLCGGAVAARVQLNGCLALYEISSFPQVPGVQMLFKTCGSGGGAADAPDFETRRGTAFSQLEGGAGSSAGGFFVTSFQQVYALAQCEGDLSNVNCSNCVTQAVQRVAVECGGAPSGQVYLDKCYITYSYYPHGVPHGGGGGLGGILPFLLPPNICSAGSGGSCGPSSCGRLAGSHRGPAAAPAPRSRRGAPSPRSRTRRRGRFATTAPGSPTGTATGYCSRWARPCTSSRPTASSSTGETRSLAWFGRACMVPTRCSIKMLNQYCYYE